The following is a genomic window from Doryrhamphus excisus isolate RoL2022-K1 chromosome 3, RoL_Dexc_1.0, whole genome shotgun sequence.
TGCATCAAAtcattctgtttttaaaatatattgtttttgtttcgtGTCTAGACTTGAATCAAATAGTGCATTACGAATACATTACACTCCCAAGGAAAGTACCTTTGTGGAGTACTGTACTGCTCCAGGATAGCAGCCGCTTTGTCTCCAGACAGGCCACTCACTTGCATCAGCTGTCTGGCAAAGGCTTCTCGCACCGTCTGACTCTGAATTAGGATGACacgcgcacgcgcacacacacacacacacacacacacacatgactttCTGTCACACGGCAGCGTGCCAAAAACACGCAGCTCACCTTGTTCTTGATGGCACCGTAGTTGAACTCTGCGAAAGACATGAGTGAGCAGGAGGGGGTGTCGTCGCTGTGGTCCGGGTCACCGTCCAGCTCCCGGGAGCGGCACACCAAGGTGcggttctgggggggggggggcatagtaGCTTTACACAAGACTCACAAAGACCATTGAGGTGTCGTCATAAAACAAGGCGCACGCCGGGGTCACCTGGTATAATTTGGTGAGATGCCGCGTCATGATGCTGAGGTAGGCCGCCGACTCTCTCACGTCCTGCACTCTCTTGACGAAGAAGCCGTCCACCACCTGCGTGTTGATGATGGCCTGCTGCAGTGTCTTTTCAGGAAGGCTCAGGTGTGACGCCGCCTTCCCCTGTTCCTCCACCAGGTAGATGGGCCTCCGCAGGCCACACCTCTTCAGGCGAAACTGACAGGGACAATGTTAATCCAAACGGCATTTGGTGGACCCATCAATGGGGTGGAGGTGGTCTTACCTTCTGCTCCCTGAAGCGTCCGTCAATGATGCTGCCACACAGGTCATCCATCCGCTTCCTCTCGACGATAAAATCAAGGACAAGTTCTTTGCTTGCAGCTGCAGAGGTGACACGGCAATATTTGCTCTTACATACTAGCGTAGACAAAAACAGAACAGGAACGTGTCATAAGTTCTACCTGGCGTGGGGGCAACCTTCTCCTGGGCCACCCACAGGAAGTCACCAACGTTGAGCTTCCTGACATCAAACTTGACACCATTCCTCTGGAGCTCTTTGACCAACTCATGTTTGCGATGATGGCTGCCGCTGtgaacacacaccaacacatccTGAACCATGCACACCAGCCAGATGAGAACATCAATGTCCAGGCGACGCCTCAATCAGTGACGCCTCACCCTGTCGTCTCAATGAAGTCCACGCAGAGCACAATGTCATAGGATCCGGGTAGGAGTCGTCCTTCGCTCAGCACCTCGCTTCTGGGCTCAGTCAGCCTGAAAGAAGATAATTTATGGcgtgtctcaaatggaatacttgcGTCACAGAACCCAGGGACCGTAACACAGATTTCTATACTATATTACTTTAATACTATATACTAatgtgggcagcactggaggcaaggtgggtgGACTGTCAGGACACAGCAACAGTGGGATGAAAGCGGTGTACGAATCACCAACCTTCCGGTTTCTGGTGAAaaacaaaactacaaaataatcaAACCCGATGATTAAAAGcagtagaataaaaaaaacagtaagatAATGCACATTTTAGTGCATTGTTCCAGTTCTTTTCTCAAtcaacatacatacatgttgAAAGTTGCATACAACAatgttatttctacaatgtgctcAGGGGGGGTAAATACGAGGCACACTTTGGACTTCCCTGCTTTTATTGCCCGTACAATCACAGCCTTTAAGGTCTGCGTCGCCGTAGCATGAGTTCTTTATTTTTCAGAGTCAGAACTGAAACTAGCATAATGTAACAAAATGTGTAGGTCTATTTGGAGAGCAGAAAGGCTTCAAGGGTCAAAATGTGTgcctaataataaaatgtatacatgTTGGTATGTCTGGAAGTGTCTGTGCTCATTTAGCCGTAACTCACTGTAGTTTATCCTTCTCTTTGTCGTCAtggtaatcatcatcatcatctccactAGCAGTGAGGTCAACAACTGCTGgatcatcttcctcctcatcgCCAAGCACATTTGGACCTGCTTTCGAATCTGGTTCTGCTGATTCCATACGTTGTGCCAAAGACAGACCTTCCTGTGTTAGAAAGTAGCTGACAAGAGAAGACGTTAATTCAATGATTGATTAACCTTTATCCACGTTTATTAAATGTAGaatcaaaaatattgtttttcagaTTGCACTTCACTACTTAACATGagtgtcacattttaacatgccTACAAAAAGTACGTACAGTACATCCGGGCACCCTGTGAAATTGTTAAAGATGAGATCTCTGGTACGGGGGTGGATCAACATACCGTGCAGGACTGTGGGTCTTCATCACCAGGTTCCTCTGTACCAGCATGGCCACTGATGACCAGGCCGTGTACTTACTGCCGAGCTCAGGCTATGAACGTAAACAAGGGGAACACACCTAATATAACCAATAATCCATCAATCCGATCAATGTGGAAACGCAGAGCAGGACTAACCACTGTGAAGGATTTATCACAAAGATGCTGCGCCTGGGCTTGCAGCTCCATCTTGAACATGAAGCCTTTACTGCCTGGTATCTGCAACGACACCAATGTCAATGAAGCCTTGCTGATGTCACCTCAGTGCGAGAACGTCTTATTTACCTGCGACTGTCTATAAAGTGTCAGCATGACAGCATAACCCCTGGATCTTTTCTGGGGCATATactccctcttcttcttcttccttcctcctttgtcATCCTTAGCATCTTTCTTCAACACATCCAAATCATAAACAACCAATAGTTTATCAGCTAGCATGTGAATATCATTCACACCAGCAAAACAGATTTTAAATACTAATTCATATGCGTCCAACACATTATCTGTATGTGTTACCTTTTTGGTGTGATCAGGCCTCTTGTTGTCTGAGCTGCCAGGAGACGGTGGTCTTTCATGGGGGGTAGAAACAGGACTATCCTGACCTGAGAAagaattttgtattttgtctcTTTGCATCACCACATCTTTTACAAAATTCCAATCTAAATCAAAATATACTCACCGAGTTCTTTGTAGTATTGTTGCAGTTTAGAGTCCAGGATTTTACATATCCCGTCTCCAAAGTTTTGCAGTATCTTGGCCTCTCTGGCATCCCGAAGCGGAAGTGGGTATTTATTCAGAGAGCTGATTGCCTACACACAGACGTTGGACTTTTTTCCTCAACAAAAACGTGGACTTAAATCACTTTAGCGTTGCTACCTTCTGATAAGTGTACTGGGTCTTCAGGCCTTTCTCCTTGGCCTCGTCCCTTAGCTCGGTGAGCCACTTAAGGAACAGGGGGTTCGGGCAGGCGGGTAGGGCGCGTTTTCGACCCAGCTGGGTTGGTTCAGAGGCTGACATCGCACTGGAAAGGACAAAGGATCATAAAGTGATCATTTGGTCAGGTCCGCCGCGACTACTTCAAACAAGAGACATGCTAACCTTAGCCAACCTGCTAACTTTAGCCAACCTGCTAACTTTAGCCAGACTGCTAACGGTTAGAAAACACGAACGTACTAGAAATGTTTCACCCACAAACGACTTCGATGTTAATTCTGGCGTCGTCgtgacacaaacaaaacagttccTCACTTTGTACTTTCGAATTTCCCGCAGAAATGCCATGCTAGCGTCAACAAACTGCACTTCCGCGTTGTGACGTCACATAGGAGGTGGGGCTAACACCTACGGCGCCATAAAGTGCTGAAAAAGTAAATAAGCTAAATGAATGCAATGTAAGCAGACGTTTACGTCATCAATATTAAATAGTAACAAATAAACTACTAAattcacatgaaataaaatatattttaatgttgaTTTGTGTTCCACACGGGACCTAACTTGGGGCAGGATCACATCCAAAACGATGGTCATAAGCCGTGGGTAGCTATATCTCTCTCAACTGTTGTGGGAACCCCTCAGGATCTGCCGGGAAGAGGGGTTCCTTCTCAGGCATACAGGTGTGATTGTGAAGCTGTGATCTTCTAGCTTGTGTTAAGTCAAATTACCAGACCGTTATTGTGCTGTCATCTCACTCGGCCTGCACATCCCCTCCAGCTAAGTAGGCGTTTGCTAGATTCCTCCGACAAGACCTGACAGAGGCCAGGAATCCGACCTCGCCCTGCCAAAGCCACTTCTTTGGGGGAAAGCTTGAAAGGAGGGTGCAGTCACTACCGTGTCACATGATCCCATGCACAACTTTGAACGTAAACATGAGAGAAATCACTGCAGTGTGATATATTACTCCTTTTAATGAACCAATGAATAGCCACGTCCTATTTTGCTTTACAGAAGGCCACCATGCAGTAAAAGCAAGAAAAGCAGGTTAGCAGTCCCATCACAATCCCACGTACAAGTCAGTAAGgttttcccttttttcactGGCCGGATGATCCTGTTGTGTCGTCACTATCCGCCCCTTGTGGTGAACCCGGTGTGGATTCCAGTTCTCCCATCAATCCCGGTGCTCCTGAGCTCCCAACTCGCCGGCCTCCCTTCCCCTTCAAGAGGGTGCTGTCAGGGTGCAGCGAGTGGAGGTGCAGTAAGAGCTCATCCTGTGTCGCTGCCGTGTGGCCGCACTCCTCGCACACGTACAGCTTGTTGCGGCGCTCCTTATAGGCGTACTTGAGCGTGACGCTGTGGATCTTCTTCATGTGTGACTCCAACGAGCAGCGCTGCGTGAAGGCCTTGTCGCACAGCTCGCACTTGTACGGCCGCACTCCTGCACAAAAATAGAAACATCAGCGCCATCGGCCTAAATGGCGGCGGACCACGAGCGAGTCAGTGCCGCGTACCTGTGTGCGTGCGCACGTGTCTCTTCAGGTCAAAGGTGTCGTTGAATCCTTTGCCGCAGAAGCTGCATAGGTGACGCTTGGTCTCGTTGTGACACTTCATGTGTCTGTTTAACATCCGCTGGTACTGGAATGTCTTCTGGCAAATCTGCATAGAGTACGACAAACACACATTGAACACTGCAACGTTCTAGAATCTGCCATTGAAATATCACCGCCCTAGTGGCCAAAATCTTGCATTGCAACATTCAGTCCATCAAGAAAGTCAGCTAGCCGTCCGTGTTTAAAAGCGTTGCAGTGATTTGAATGTTCCTTCACCTGACAAACAAACGGCGGCGTCAGCCCGCTTGACGACCGGATCACAGAGGAGCTGAATTTAATGGGAGTGGGGGCCGTCGTCATGGCAATGGACATCAGCGTGGCGTGCGGCACTGTCAGGGATGGCGATGTAGGAAGAGGATCGTGAGGCAATTCGCCAGTCGTCACCTGACAAACAGAAACAAAGAAGCTTGACTTCCTGCACCAACTCTGCGGCTGACCAATTACAGGCTGGATCTCACTTGACGTACTTCCGTACTTCTACTTAGTCTTTCGGGTTTCTCCTTTCAAGTACATCAAAAGTACATGCAAAATGCTGAGTGCACAGTAATGGACATTGACCAATAGCCATCTTGACTGCGTAGTGGAAGGGGAGGGActagcaaacaaaaacaatttccGCCTCTTTTGAAGCAGGCACACACATTACAAATTCATTATGACTGATTGtacagtgtgggggggggggggtaaacacACAGTACACCGTACTGATGGAAGTATTCCATGTGAGACACAGCCTCGTCGAACGTTCCTCACCTTCATTTTGGAGCGGACAAACGATGAGCTTCCCTGTGACCTGATGCTGACCTCTGAACTCTCATCCGCCATCGGCGCCGGGCTCTGCGGGCGACCCAGCACCGTGCAGGATGGCAGCTGGGCATGCGAGAGGCACTCGGGGGCAGACTGCTTGGTCAGGCAGAGCGGCGCCGCCTCAGCCGGACTGGCTTCATCCTCCATCATCAGGATGGACGAGGGGAAGATGGTTACTGTGGGAGTGGGTGGGGATTTCATCCGCTttagtttatatttttacatgtacaCCACAtgctcacacacgcacacacacacacacacacacacacacacacacacagcatgttgGGACCAGTTAGACCAGACAGGCCTGCAGCACCAGCCCAGTGCGTCTGAGCGTGTGTACTCCATGCAGGGCAGCACTCGTGTTAACCAGGAAGATGCACACAaacaggtcatgtgactgatGTGTTTAGGTTCTTCAGGTGGTATGAGGTCACTGACTTCCGATCTGGTCAGCTCTGCATTCATTGAggtgggggggtaggggggggcACGGGTGCTGCTGGACATTTCAACGTCTTT
Proteins encoded in this region:
- the ovol1a gene encoding putative transcription factor Ovo-like 1a translates to MPRAFLVKKANVSPGKRNWSEVPDDERGDVYIPVTIFPSSILMMEDEASPAEAAPLCLTKQSAPECLSHAQLPSCTVLGRPQSPAPMADESSEVSIRSQGSSSFVRSKMKVTTGELPHDPLPTSPSLTVPHATLMSIAMTTAPTPIKFSSSVIRSSSGLTPPFVCQICQKTFQYQRMLNRHMKCHNETKRHLCSFCGKGFNDTFDLKRHVRTHTGVRPYKCELCDKAFTQRCSLESHMKKIHSVTLKYAYKERRNKLYVCEECGHTAATQDELLLHLHSLHPDSTLLKGKGGRRVGSSGAPGLMGELESTPGSPQGADSDDTTGSSGQ
- the mus81 gene encoding crossover junction endonuclease MUS81, which translates into the protein MSASEPTQLGRKRALPACPNPLFLKWLTELRDEAKEKGLKTQYTYQKAISSLNKYPLPLRDAREAKILQNFGDGICKILDSKLQQYYKELGQDSPVSTPHERPPSPGSSDNKRPDHTKKKDAKDDKGGRKKKKREYMPQKRSRGYAVMLTLYRQSQIPGSKGFMFKMELQAQAQHLCDKSFTVPELGSKYTAWSSVAMLVQRNLVMKTHSPARYFLTQEGLSLAQRMESAEPDSKAGPNVLGDEEEDDPAVVDLTASGDDDDDYHDDKEKDKLQLTEPRSEVLSEGRLLPGSYDIVLCVDFIETTGGSHHRKHELVKELQRNGVKFDVRKLNVGDFLWVAQEKVAPTPAASKELVLDFIVERKRMDDLCGSIIDGRFREQKFRLKRCGLRRPIYLVEEQGKAASHLSLPEKTLQQAIINTQVVDGFFVKRVQDVRESAAYLSIMTRHLTKLYQNRTLVCRSRELDGDPDHSDDTPSCSLMSFAEFNYGAIKNKSQTVREAFARQLMQVSGLSGDKAAAILEQYSTPQSLLKAYDKCKSEAEKEKLLSTIQCGRLNRNLGPALSRTLYQLYCSKGVLS